A single window of Colletes latitarsis isolate SP2378_abdomen chromosome 11, iyColLati1, whole genome shotgun sequence DNA harbors:
- the LOC143348385 gene encoding coiled-coil domain-containing protein 43 has protein sequence MALAINSFDSWLSTKLQALNTDEGVFGSYIKGVLEGDESEDEKTEALEGILAGITDDNISKHVSEILSAWAKWLPIEENATSKEPVEDVDVRLARMLESQSLPTTTQRSYTEEERRIREAILAQYSQTVEEDHSEGDGEEEGISKGDCGIEKNTNAATIVQQEREKREKAKLESQKKKEKDKEDREKQKQLKEEKKEKRKTQKGERRR, from the exons ATGGCGCTCGCGATAAACTCTTTCGATAGCTGGCTCAGTACGAAACTTCAAGCTTTAAATACCGACGAAGGTGTGTTTGGATCGTACATCAAAGGAGTTTTAGAGGGTGATGAATCGGAAGATGAGAAGACCGAAGCCCTTGAAGGCATACTCGCGGGCATAACG GATGATAACATTAGTAAACACGTGTCAGAAATTTTGAGCGCCTGGGCTAAATGGTTACCTATCGAAGAAAATGCAACTTCGAAGGAACCAGTGGAAGATGTGGATGTTAGACTAGCACGAATGTTGGAGTCCCAGTCTCTTCCAACTACGACGCAAAGGAGTTATACAGAAGAGGAAAGGCGAATAAGGGAGGCCATTCTTGCACAATATAGTCAAACAGTGGAGGAAGATCACAGTGAAGGTGACGGAGAAGAGGAAGGCATAAGCAAAGGCGATTGTGGAATCGAGAAAAATACAAATGCTGCCACGATAGTGCAACAGGAGAGAGAAAAGAGGGAGAAGGCTAAATTAGAAAGCcagaagaaaaaggaaaaagataAAGAAGATAG agaGAAACAAAAACAATTAAAAGAAGAGAAAAAGGAGAAACGAAAAACACAAAAAGGAGAGCGAAGGAGGTAG
- the LOC143347412 gene encoding transmembrane protein 19, which yields MVSMEKENQRSCILLPVFLTACAIPISMLFWTINVIYTTFYSDTENHFEEHLVISPWRWLIAVVIPMFMSFWGFRKKSVDISGAILGLFMGFILTLTSYAHLACLFSFFVTSSKATKFRSAQKKKIEVDFKEGGQRNWIQVLCNGGMATQLAILYFVDIGCTELPIDFNKNYRGSWLSVGILGAFACCNGDTWASEIGSVLSSGNPILITTRKRVPKGTNGGVSWVGLFVSALGGITVGFFYYLTILYTVDTAVIQLAAPQWPVIIVGGIGGLFGSILDSILGATLQYSGINENGVVVEHPGKGVKYISGRQILDNHSVNLLSSIGIGFTLPKIANLIWP from the exons ATGGTTTCGATGGAAAAAGAGAACCAACGGTCTTGTATATTGTTGCCGGTTTTCCTTACTGCCTGTGCAATCCCCATTTCTATGCTCTTTTGGACCATAAATGTAATTTATACAACATTTTATTCAGATACTGAGAACCACTTTGAAG AGCATTTGGTGATATCACCATGGAGATGGTTGATTGCAGTTGTGATTCCCATGTTCATGTCGTTTTGGGGTTTCAGAAAGAAAAGCGTGGACATCAGTGGTGCTATACTTG GATTGTTCATGGGTTTTATTCTGACACTAACAAGTTACGCTCACTTGGCTTGTCTCTTTTCATTCTTTGTTACTTCTTCCAAAGCAACAAAGTTTCGGTCTGctcaaaagaaaaaaattgaagtTGATTTTAAGGAGGGCGGCCAAAGAAATTGGATTCAAGTATTATGCAATGGCGGTATGGCAACGCAATTGGCAATTTTATACTTCGTGGATATAGGGTGCACAGAACTACCTATCGATTTTAATAAGAATTATAGGGGTTCCTGGTTATCAGTAGGAATTTTAG GAGCTTTTGCATGTTGTAATGGCGATACATGGGCTTCGGAAATTGGATCAGTTCTTAGTAGTGGAAATCCCATTTTAATTACCACAAGGAAAAGAGTACCAAAAG GAACAAATGGTGGTGTCTCTTGGGTAGGTCTTTTTGTTTCTGCGCTTGGAGGTATAACAGTGGGTTTCTTTTATTACTTGACCATACTATACACTGTAGATACAGCTGTGATTCAATTAGCTGCACCACAGTGGCCTGTTATCATTGTTGGAGGAATTGGAGGTTTATTTGGTAGTATCTTAGATTCTATTCTAGGGGCTACTTTACAATATTCTG GAATCAACGAGAATGGTGTTGTAGTAGAACATCCCGGAAAAGGAGTAAAATATATTTCTGGTAGACAAATTTTAGATAATCATAGTGTCAATCTTTTATCGAGTATCGGGATTGGTTTTACTTTACCGAAGATAGCAAACTTAATTTGGCCTTAG